A section of the Akkermansia muciniphila genome encodes:
- a CDS encoding efflux RND transporter permease subunit: MPDFFIRRPIFAWVVALLISLIGLLAIPSLPIAQYPDIAPPVISLRTTYPGASAQDTEEAVTAVIEREINGAPGLLYMSASSSSSGMVEIIATFEQGTDPDIAAVEVQNRLKIVESRLPESVRREGVFVEKSSNNIQAMISLSSTGALNDTELGEWASARIIPELKRVKGVGRVEQFGAETSMRIWPDPEKLEALGLTPTDIVNAVAAQSERIIIGDIGGAAVSDSAPINATVVAEEAFRTPEEFASIALRTLSDGSSVKLGDVARVELGANSYAFFSRCNGQTATGMAIKMAPGSNAVETMGLLKAKMDELARDFPAGVTYQIPYETTHFVEISIQKVISTLVEAIVLVFLVMFLFLQNFRATLIPTLVVPVALLGTFAVMWLSGFSINMLTMFGMVLSIGILVDDAIVVVENVERIMMEEGLDARRATVKAMKQIGGAIVGITTVLVAVFIPMAFFSGAVGNIYRQFAVTLIVSISFSAFLALSLTPALCAAMLKASSVEHQEKKGFFGWFNRTIHRSTDRYGSAVTGIIKRPVRSLFLYVLIIAGAGYLYMTLPTSFLPEEDQGNFMTMVALPAGTLQEETSTRLREVEEYLMKHEPVEYAYSVGGFSFMGSGTNMGILFIGLKKWDERTGPGNSAQEIIDRVNMRFAGDRQMLVMALNMPALPELGNTSGFDFRLQDRGGLGYDRLVEARDELLARANADPNLAGVYFSGQADTPRLHVSIDREKAFSMGVPITEISNSLAVMFGSSYVGDFMHDSQVRRIIIQADGKSRLNGNDIEDLHVRNDQGKLLPLSSFVRLDWTAGPPQLTRYNNYPSFTINGSAAPGKSSGDAMKALEQITATLPQGVGFEWTGQSYEEQLAGSQATLLFSLSILIVFLVLAALYESWSIPLAVILVVPLGLLGALLAVFLRDMPNDIYFKVGLITTIGLSAKNAILIVEVAKEFYREGMGVIEATVTAAKLRLRPILMTSLAFGAGVIPLAFAHGAAAGAQRAVGTGVLGGIITATLLAIFLVPLFFRLTAGKRKPNHPEEA, from the coding sequence ATGCCTGACTTCTTTATACGCCGCCCCATTTTCGCGTGGGTAGTAGCCCTGCTGATTTCCCTGATCGGGCTGCTGGCTATTCCCAGCCTGCCGATTGCCCAGTATCCGGACATCGCGCCGCCGGTCATCTCCCTGCGCACCACGTATCCGGGGGCCTCCGCCCAGGACACGGAAGAAGCCGTCACCGCCGTCATTGAAAGGGAAATCAATGGCGCGCCGGGGCTCCTGTACATGTCCGCCAGCAGCAGCTCCAGCGGCATGGTGGAAATCATCGCCACCTTTGAGCAGGGTACGGACCCGGACATTGCCGCCGTGGAAGTCCAGAACCGCCTGAAAATCGTGGAATCACGCCTGCCGGAATCCGTCCGGAGGGAAGGGGTGTTTGTGGAAAAATCCTCCAACAACATTCAGGCGATGATCTCCCTTTCCTCCACGGGGGCCCTGAATGATACGGAGCTGGGGGAATGGGCTTCCGCCCGCATCATCCCGGAGCTGAAGCGCGTGAAGGGCGTCGGGCGCGTGGAGCAGTTCGGCGCTGAAACGTCCATGCGCATCTGGCCTGATCCGGAAAAGCTGGAGGCGCTGGGGCTCACACCCACGGACATTGTAAACGCCGTAGCCGCCCAGAGCGAGCGCATCATCATCGGCGACATCGGCGGAGCCGCCGTTTCCGACTCCGCCCCCATCAATGCCACCGTGGTGGCGGAGGAAGCCTTCCGCACGCCGGAGGAATTCGCCTCCATTGCCCTGAGAACGCTTTCAGACGGTTCTTCCGTCAAGCTGGGGGACGTGGCGCGGGTGGAGCTGGGCGCCAACAGCTACGCCTTCTTCTCCCGCTGCAACGGGCAGACCGCCACCGGCATGGCCATCAAGATGGCTCCGGGGTCCAACGCCGTGGAAACCATGGGCCTGCTCAAGGCCAAGATGGATGAACTGGCCCGGGACTTTCCGGCCGGCGTTACCTACCAGATTCCGTATGAAACGACCCATTTCGTGGAAATCTCCATCCAGAAGGTCATCTCTACCCTGGTGGAAGCCATTGTCCTGGTGTTCCTGGTCATGTTCCTGTTCCTCCAGAACTTCCGGGCCACCCTCATCCCGACGCTCGTTGTTCCCGTAGCCCTGCTGGGAACCTTTGCCGTGATGTGGCTCTCCGGCTTCTCCATCAACATGCTTACCATGTTCGGCATGGTGCTCAGCATCGGCATTCTGGTGGATGACGCCATTGTGGTGGTGGAAAACGTGGAACGCATCATGATGGAGGAAGGGCTGGATGCGCGCCGCGCCACGGTCAAGGCCATGAAGCAGATCGGCGGCGCCATCGTGGGCATCACCACCGTGCTGGTGGCGGTCTTCATTCCCATGGCGTTTTTCAGCGGGGCGGTGGGCAACATTTACCGGCAGTTTGCCGTAACGCTCATTGTCTCCATCTCCTTCTCCGCATTCCTGGCCCTTTCCCTGACTCCGGCGCTCTGCGCCGCCATGTTGAAGGCTTCCTCCGTGGAGCATCAGGAGAAAAAGGGATTCTTCGGATGGTTCAACAGGACAATCCACCGGTCCACGGACCGGTACGGCAGCGCCGTGACCGGAATTATCAAGCGCCCCGTGCGCTCCCTGTTCCTGTATGTGCTCATCATTGCGGGAGCCGGGTACCTGTACATGACGCTTCCCACCTCCTTCCTTCCGGAGGAAGACCAGGGCAACTTCATGACGATGGTGGCCCTTCCTGCCGGAACGCTCCAGGAGGAAACGAGCACCCGCCTGCGCGAGGTGGAGGAATACCTGATGAAGCATGAACCCGTGGAATATGCCTACTCCGTGGGCGGCTTCAGCTTCATGGGGTCCGGCACCAACATGGGCATCCTGTTCATCGGCCTGAAAAAATGGGATGAACGCACCGGGCCGGGCAACTCCGCCCAGGAAATCATTGACCGTGTCAACATGCGCTTTGCCGGGGACCGCCAGATGCTCGTCATGGCCCTGAACATGCCCGCGCTGCCGGAACTGGGCAACACCTCCGGGTTTGACTTCCGTCTTCAGGACAGGGGCGGCCTGGGCTATGACCGGCTGGTGGAAGCCCGTGACGAACTTCTGGCCCGCGCCAATGCGGACCCCAATCTGGCGGGCGTTTACTTCTCCGGCCAGGCGGATACGCCGCGCTTGCACGTCTCCATTGACCGTGAAAAAGCCTTCTCCATGGGGGTGCCCATCACGGAAATCAGCAACTCGCTGGCCGTCATGTTCGGCTCCAGCTACGTGGGGGACTTCATGCACGACAGCCAGGTGCGCCGCATCATTATCCAGGCGGACGGAAAAAGCCGCCTGAACGGTAATGACATTGAAGACCTGCATGTGCGCAATGACCAGGGGAAGCTGCTGCCCCTCTCCTCCTTCGTCCGGCTGGACTGGACGGCGGGCCCTCCCCAGCTCACGCGCTACAACAATTATCCCTCCTTCACGATTAACGGCTCCGCCGCACCCGGCAAAAGCAGCGGGGACGCCATGAAAGCCTTGGAACAGATTACCGCCACCCTGCCGCAGGGCGTGGGCTTTGAATGGACGGGGCAGTCTTATGAAGAACAGCTGGCAGGCTCCCAGGCCACCCTCCTGTTCTCCCTGTCCATCCTGATTGTCTTCCTGGTGCTGGCGGCGCTCTATGAAAGCTGGTCCATTCCGCTGGCCGTCATCCTGGTGGTGCCTCTGGGGCTGCTCGGGGCCCTTCTGGCCGTTTTCCTGCGGGACATGCCCAATGACATCTACTTCAAGGTGGGCCTGATCACGACCATCGGCCTTTCCGCCAAGAATGCCATCCTCATTGTGGAAGTGGCCAAGGAATTCTACCGGGAGGGAATGGGCGTGATTGAAGCCACCGTGACCGCCGCCAAACTGCGCCTGAGGCCCATCCTGATGACCTCCCTGGCGTTTGGCGCCGGGGTGATTCCGCTGGCCTTCGCCCACGGGGCGGCGGCGGGCGCCCAGCGCGCCGTGGGCACGGGGGTGCTGGGCGGCATCATTACGGCCACGCTGCTGGCGATCTTCCTGGTTCCCCTCTTCTTCCGCCTGACGGCGGGAAAGAGGAAACCGAACCACCCGGAAGAAGCATAA
- a CDS encoding zinc metallopeptidase yields MILLGSMLLSWLVSARMKSRFSEYSQIPIPVTGREVAEQMLKDNHITDVKVISTPGHLTDHYNPADKTVNLSESVYNSNSIAAAAVAAHEVGHAVQHAQAYHWLGLRSALVPIVQFSSNMVSFVLIIGIVLLAMGGSPWVLGLGIGLFAITTIFAFITLPVEFDASARALKWLDRSHLMNYFDHGKAKSALFWAAMTYVVGALSSLAMLLYYVFIFLNARGRE; encoded by the coding sequence ATGATTCTGCTGGGCTCCATGCTTCTGAGCTGGCTGGTCAGCGCCCGCATGAAGAGCCGTTTTAGCGAATATTCCCAGATTCCCATTCCGGTGACCGGGCGGGAAGTGGCGGAGCAAATGCTGAAGGACAACCATATTACGGACGTGAAGGTGATTTCCACGCCCGGCCACCTGACGGACCATTACAATCCGGCGGACAAGACCGTCAACCTGAGCGAATCCGTCTACAATTCCAACAGCATCGCCGCCGCGGCCGTGGCAGCCCATGAAGTGGGGCATGCCGTGCAGCATGCCCAGGCCTACCACTGGCTGGGCCTGCGGTCCGCGCTGGTTCCCATCGTCCAGTTCTCCTCCAACATGGTAAGCTTTGTGCTGATCATCGGCATTGTACTGCTGGCCATGGGCGGTTCACCGTGGGTGCTGGGGCTGGGCATCGGCCTGTTTGCCATCACTACCATCTTCGCGTTTATCACGCTTCCGGTGGAGTTTGACGCTTCAGCCAGGGCCCTGAAGTGGCTGGACCGCTCCCACCTGATGAATTACTTTGACCACGGAAAGGCCAAGAGCGCCCTGTTCTGGGCGGCCATGACCTACGTGGTGGGCGCACTTTCCTCCCTGGCCATGCTGCTGTATTACGTGTTCATCTTCCTGAACGCGCGCGGAAGGGAATAA
- a CDS encoding PepSY-like domain-containing protein, giving the protein MNISRILTTTLAAAFALPALADIPASSVPAPVKEQVQKQYPDAGAIEWDFDNDEDIYEAEFRLNGLEYEVKLYPDGTVCLVKADMRLQDLPAPVTAAIARDFPGYAPRRAKQITARGAMKYRVDCRSESAAVRKLELYYAPDGKLLSRKADD; this is encoded by the coding sequence ATGAATATTTCACGTATACTTACGACCACTCTTGCCGCCGCGTTCGCTCTCCCGGCTTTAGCGGATATTCCGGCTTCCAGCGTTCCCGCCCCCGTGAAGGAGCAGGTGCAGAAGCAATACCCGGACGCCGGGGCCATCGAATGGGATTTCGACAATGACGAGGATATTTATGAAGCGGAATTCCGCCTCAACGGCCTGGAATACGAGGTAAAGCTTTATCCTGACGGCACTGTCTGCCTGGTTAAGGCGGATATGCGCCTTCAGGATCTTCCCGCCCCCGTTACGGCGGCTATCGCCCGCGATTTCCCGGGGTACGCTCCCCGCCGCGCCAAGCAGATCACCGCCAGGGGCGCCATGAAGTACCGGGTGGACTGCCGGTCCGAGTCCGCCGCCGTCCGCAAACTGGAGCTTTATTATGCCCCGGACGGCAAGCTTCTCTCCCGGAAGGCGGACGATTGA
- the cobA gene encoding uroporphyrinogen-III C-methyltransferase produces the protein MNPDMAGFIVAKKRVMELNGSMQQGIVYLLGAGPGDPGLMTVRGRELVETAEVLVYDALSSAEMLNWAPAACERIFVGKRASRHALPQEEINALLVKLGSAGKRVVRLKGGDPYVFGRGGEEADALHEAGVPFEVIPGITSAIAGPAYAGIPVTHRRHCTQFTVFTGHEDVNKKESSLDLKGIAGAQGTKVMLMGMRKLAEVCEALVGFGQDASTPAAAIQWATTGLQRTVTGTVKTLPAKVLKAGLEAPAVVVIGDVVKEREQLDWFERLPLFGKRIVVTRTRSQAGELSSRLRRLGADVLEMPTIRIAPPSNRREFAEGVVHAHTYDWLVFSSPNGVERFFQAFFAVYKDIRSIGGARIAAIGPGTEAKLREYGLAVDVMPKKYVAEGLVKAFKDARKEIGGIEHSTFLWVRGEEARRVIYDGLTSLGAIVDECVAYKTEAETEDVAGAQAAFRERGADIVTFTSSSTAENFFRLNLPWPDGCKAASIGPVTTDTLKELGHAPAITAKTHDINGLVEAILKAGRR, from the coding sequence ATGAATCCGGACATGGCGGGGTTTATTGTCGCCAAAAAGAGGGTGATGGAGTTGAATGGCAGCATGCAACAGGGTATTGTTTATTTGCTTGGAGCGGGTCCCGGAGACCCCGGCCTGATGACCGTCCGCGGCCGTGAGCTGGTGGAAACGGCGGAAGTGCTGGTGTATGATGCGCTGAGTTCCGCGGAGATGCTGAACTGGGCCCCTGCCGCATGTGAACGGATTTTTGTGGGCAAGCGGGCTTCCCGCCACGCCCTGCCCCAGGAGGAAATCAACGCCCTGCTGGTCAAGTTGGGGAGTGCCGGAAAAAGGGTGGTGCGCCTGAAGGGTGGAGACCCCTACGTCTTTGGACGCGGAGGGGAGGAAGCGGATGCCCTGCATGAAGCGGGCGTGCCGTTTGAGGTCATTCCGGGCATTACCTCCGCCATTGCGGGGCCGGCTTACGCGGGCATTCCGGTGACGCACCGCAGGCACTGCACGCAGTTTACCGTGTTCACGGGCCATGAGGACGTGAATAAAAAGGAATCCTCCCTGGACCTGAAGGGCATTGCCGGAGCGCAAGGCACCAAGGTCATGCTGATGGGCATGCGGAAGCTGGCGGAGGTGTGTGAGGCCCTGGTCGGATTCGGCCAGGACGCGTCCACTCCCGCCGCGGCCATCCAGTGGGCCACCACGGGGCTTCAGCGGACGGTCACGGGTACGGTGAAGACCCTGCCCGCCAAGGTTCTGAAAGCGGGCCTGGAGGCCCCTGCCGTGGTCGTGATCGGAGACGTGGTGAAGGAACGGGAGCAGCTGGACTGGTTTGAACGGCTTCCCCTCTTCGGAAAACGCATCGTGGTGACGCGCACGCGCTCCCAGGCGGGGGAACTGAGTTCCCGCCTCCGCAGGCTGGGCGCGGACGTGCTGGAAATGCCCACCATCCGCATTGCCCCCCCCTCCAACAGGCGGGAATTTGCGGAAGGCGTGGTGCACGCCCACACCTATGACTGGCTGGTATTCTCCAGCCCCAACGGAGTGGAACGCTTCTTCCAGGCCTTCTTTGCCGTGTACAAGGACATCCGGAGCATTGGCGGGGCCAGGATTGCGGCCATCGGGCCAGGCACGGAAGCCAAGCTCCGGGAATACGGGCTGGCCGTGGACGTAATGCCTAAAAAATACGTGGCGGAAGGCCTTGTGAAAGCCTTCAAGGACGCCCGCAAGGAAATCGGCGGCATTGAACACAGCACCTTCCTGTGGGTCCGCGGAGAGGAAGCCCGCCGGGTGATTTATGACGGCCTCACCTCCCTGGGGGCGATCGTGGATGAATGCGTTGCCTACAAGACGGAAGCGGAAACGGAGGATGTGGCGGGCGCCCAGGCGGCTTTCCGTGAACGGGGTGCGGACATCGTGACATTTACCAGCTCCTCCACCGCGGAAAACTTCTTCCGCCTCAACCTGCCTTGGCCTGACGGCTGCAAGGCTGCCAGCATCGGGCCCGTGACCACGGATACCCTGAAGGAACTGGGCCATGCTCCCGCGATTACGGCAAAAACGCATGACATCAACGGCCTGGTGGAAGCCATCCTCAAGGCCGGGAGGAGGTAG
- the topB gene encoding DNA topoisomerase III has protein sequence MSKTLIIAEKPSVATDLARVLGKELGKFTRDKSGAYYQNDRAIITSAVGHLLEQKKPMTEGGKSLPWKFDYLPVIPNAFELEPIKQSEDRLKKVLQLAKSKDVTEIVNACDAGREGELIFHNMVRYGKWTKPTRRLWMQSMTDEAILNAWHSMRSEADMEPLTNAAVCRSESDWLVGLNSTRALTILQSRGGFNVTPAGRVQTPTLAILTQRELEIQAFEPVPYSEVWAEFDVKAGSYAGRWIDRDWKKSDDAQSRPERIWDSELATVIRDRCRGKSGTVTEEKKPVTTIAPLLYDLTSLQREAANRYGFSAKRTLQLAQECYEKHKVLTYPRTDSRYLPEDYLGKVYGIVGTVAEQDPEFATFARDILDNKRIKPNRRVFDTKKVSDHFAIIPTGKIEKLTGDAQKLFEMVMARFLAVFFPAAVFEDTRRTTLISHGGNVTDAFLTTGRVLVEPGWQAVYGRKAGASGKEELVPVQDGEEAAVREIEIRNAMTKPPARYNEATLLAAMEGAGKLVHDEELAAAMSERGLGTPATRASIIEGLISQEYIVRDGRDLLATRRGIELIGLLERIGLKTLTSPSLTGEWEYKLKQMEQAALQRDSFMEGIKTLTGEIVKRVKDFREAQQQVELPEIELDCPSCHAHGLKNTLDAVSCRSCKFSIRKVISGRDMTDEELKTLIVDGKTGILHGFTSRFGKPFEAGLELNDKFRATLYFPAREEEDAAGTEEAVKVASVTIPDLGEHDVMETAKAWKVPSLTIGKESVSVSVSRTILGREIPLDQVLKILGEGKSDLLKGFISQRTKRPFDAYLVFNAKTGKIGFEFPPREKKYPAKKTASKAEDKKEKAVKTGKTAAAKATGKTTAAKDAGKNAKTGAAPKKPRKQ, from the coding sequence ATGTCCAAAACTTTAATCATAGCAGAAAAGCCGAGCGTCGCCACTGATTTGGCGAGGGTGCTTGGCAAGGAGCTTGGAAAATTCACCCGGGACAAGTCCGGGGCGTATTACCAGAATGACCGCGCGATCATCACGTCCGCCGTGGGCCACCTGCTGGAGCAGAAAAAACCCATGACGGAGGGCGGCAAGTCGCTCCCCTGGAAGTTCGACTACCTGCCCGTCATCCCCAACGCTTTTGAACTGGAACCGATCAAGCAGTCTGAAGACCGCCTGAAAAAGGTGCTTCAGCTTGCCAAAAGCAAGGACGTCACGGAAATCGTCAACGCATGTGATGCGGGCCGCGAGGGGGAACTGATTTTCCACAACATGGTCCGGTACGGAAAATGGACCAAGCCGACGCGCCGCCTCTGGATGCAGTCCATGACGGATGAAGCCATCCTGAATGCGTGGCACAGCATGCGCAGCGAGGCCGATATGGAGCCTCTGACGAATGCCGCCGTCTGCCGTTCCGAATCTGACTGGCTGGTGGGCCTGAACAGCACCAGGGCGCTCACCATCCTGCAATCCCGCGGCGGGTTCAACGTGACCCCTGCCGGACGCGTCCAGACTCCCACGCTGGCTATCCTGACGCAGCGGGAACTGGAAATCCAGGCGTTTGAACCGGTGCCTTACTCGGAAGTATGGGCGGAGTTCGACGTGAAGGCGGGGTCCTACGCCGGACGGTGGATTGACCGCGACTGGAAAAAGAGCGATGACGCGCAGTCCCGCCCGGAACGCATCTGGGACTCCGAGCTGGCAACCGTCATCCGCGACCGCTGCCGTGGAAAATCCGGTACCGTGACGGAGGAAAAGAAACCCGTCACCACCATTGCCCCGCTGCTGTATGACCTGACCTCCCTCCAGCGGGAAGCTGCCAACCGCTACGGCTTCTCCGCCAAGCGCACGCTGCAGCTTGCCCAGGAATGCTATGAAAAGCACAAGGTGCTCACCTATCCCCGTACGGACTCCCGCTACCTGCCGGAGGACTACCTGGGCAAGGTATACGGCATCGTGGGCACCGTGGCGGAGCAGGACCCGGAATTCGCTACCTTTGCCAGGGACATTCTGGACAACAAGCGCATCAAGCCCAACCGGAGGGTGTTTGACACCAAGAAGGTGAGCGACCACTTCGCCATTATTCCGACGGGCAAGATTGAAAAGCTGACCGGAGACGCCCAAAAACTTTTTGAAATGGTCATGGCCCGCTTCCTGGCCGTCTTTTTCCCCGCCGCCGTCTTTGAAGACACGCGGAGAACCACGCTCATCTCCCACGGGGGCAACGTGACGGACGCCTTCCTGACCACGGGCCGCGTGCTGGTGGAACCGGGCTGGCAGGCCGTGTACGGCCGCAAGGCCGGAGCCTCCGGCAAGGAGGAACTGGTGCCCGTGCAGGACGGTGAGGAAGCCGCGGTGCGTGAAATTGAAATCCGCAACGCCATGACCAAGCCGCCCGCCCGGTACAATGAAGCCACGCTGCTGGCGGCCATGGAAGGCGCCGGGAAGCTGGTTCATGACGAAGAACTGGCCGCCGCCATGAGCGAGCGCGGCCTGGGCACGCCCGCTACGCGCGCCTCCATCATTGAAGGCCTGATCTCCCAGGAATACATTGTCCGTGACGGCAGGGACCTTCTGGCGACGCGCCGCGGCATTGAGCTCATCGGCCTGCTGGAACGCATCGGGCTGAAAACGCTCACCTCCCCCAGCCTGACCGGGGAATGGGAATACAAGCTCAAGCAGATGGAGCAGGCCGCCCTGCAGCGGGACTCCTTCATGGAAGGCATCAAGACGCTGACCGGGGAAATCGTGAAAAGAGTGAAAGACTTCCGGGAGGCCCAGCAGCAGGTGGAACTGCCGGAAATCGAACTGGACTGCCCGTCCTGCCACGCCCACGGCCTGAAGAACACGCTGGATGCAGTCTCCTGCCGTTCCTGCAAGTTCAGCATCCGCAAGGTCATCTCCGGCCGCGACATGACGGATGAAGAACTGAAAACTCTCATTGTGGACGGCAAGACGGGAATCCTCCACGGGTTCACGTCCCGGTTCGGCAAGCCCTTTGAAGCGGGGCTGGAGCTCAATGACAAATTCCGCGCCACGCTCTACTTCCCGGCCCGGGAGGAAGAGGACGCCGCCGGAACGGAGGAAGCCGTGAAAGTGGCCTCCGTAACCATTCCGGACCTGGGGGAACACGATGTGATGGAAACGGCCAAGGCCTGGAAGGTTCCCTCCCTGACGATCGGGAAGGAAAGTGTCTCCGTCTCCGTATCCCGGACCATTCTGGGCCGTGAAATCCCGCTGGACCAGGTATTGAAGATTTTGGGGGAAGGCAAGTCGGATCTGCTGAAGGGCTTCATCTCACAGCGCACCAAGCGCCCGTTTGACGCCTATCTGGTTTTCAACGCGAAAACGGGTAAGATAGGCTTTGAATTCCCGCCGAGGGAAAAGAAATATCCCGCGAAAAAAACCGCTTCAAAGGCGGAAGACAAAAAGGAAAAGGCGGTGAAAACGGGTAAAACCGCCGCTGCCAAAGCCACGGGTAAAACAACTGCGGCCAAGGACGCCGGTAAGAACGCCAAAACCGGAGCCGCTCCCAAAAAGCCCCGCAAACAGTAG
- a CDS encoding aldo/keto reductase produces MKTITSPGDTQRLSNGLPMPVIGYGTYLAPDDTAGARSILDALEAGYRLIDTASVYGNEKTVGRAVRESSVPREEIFITSKVWNTDQGYDTTLGAFDASLNRLGMDYLDLYLIHWPIPAGYEEDYRKLNRETWKAMERLYKEGQVKAIGVSNFLPHHLEALMEEADIMPMVNQLEINPRYHQTETVAFCREHGILVESWGPLARGGVLEEPVLRRIADKHKKSVAQICLRWELQRGIVPLPKSMHADRIRANLDVFDFSLDGEDMALIETLDAPGHYSIHPDHLSEE; encoded by the coding sequence ATGAAAACCATTACTTCCCCCGGAGATACCCAGCGGCTGAGCAACGGGCTTCCCATGCCCGTCATCGGTTACGGAACCTACCTGGCCCCGGATGACACGGCGGGCGCCAGAAGCATTCTGGACGCGCTGGAAGCGGGTTACCGCCTCATTGACACGGCCAGCGTGTACGGTAATGAAAAAACAGTGGGCCGCGCCGTCAGGGAAAGCTCCGTCCCGCGGGAGGAAATTTTCATCACCAGCAAGGTCTGGAACACGGACCAGGGCTATGACACTACGCTGGGGGCTTTTGACGCCTCCCTGAACCGTCTTGGAATGGATTACCTTGACCTGTACCTGATTCACTGGCCCATCCCCGCCGGCTATGAAGAAGACTACCGGAAACTCAACCGGGAAACCTGGAAAGCCATGGAGCGGCTATACAAGGAAGGCCAGGTAAAGGCTATTGGCGTCAGCAACTTCCTCCCCCACCATCTGGAAGCCCTGATGGAGGAAGCCGACATCATGCCCATGGTGAACCAGTTGGAGATCAATCCCAGGTACCACCAGACGGAAACGGTCGCCTTCTGCCGGGAACACGGAATTCTGGTGGAATCATGGGGCCCCCTGGCCCGCGGCGGAGTACTGGAGGAACCCGTTCTGCGCCGCATTGCGGACAAGCATAAAAAATCCGTGGCCCAGATATGCCTGCGCTGGGAACTGCAGCGCGGCATCGTGCCCCTTCCCAAATCCATGCATGCGGACAGAATCCGTGCTAATTTAGACGTCTTTGACTTCTCCCTGGACGGGGAAGACATGGCCCTCATTGAAACGCTGGATGCCCCCGGCCACTACTCCATCCATCCGGACCATCTTTCCGAGGAGTAA
- a CDS encoding peptidoglycan recognition protein family protein codes for MEYRSVWTGFLAVFAALTFCSCSQNDKMRPPAVSFKIQKAPVVPRTTSQMGREVGIRVSYMPKNTYARRHAASMQPRFITIHSTANPKGDANAHSRYLNSGKSRSLNWHFTVDQFGAYQHIPTTETGHHADHSGPGDQYSVAIEMCECTTHNPVVIYNKTAKLAALLMLRYNVPLRNVVPHNYWSGKNCPAPLMTNGRPGYKWSWFISRVDYYYRCLQAAK; via the coding sequence ATGGAATATAGATCTGTCTGGACGGGCTTTCTTGCCGTATTCGCCGCCCTGACGTTTTGCAGCTGCTCGCAGAACGATAAAATGAGACCGCCTGCCGTCTCCTTTAAAATTCAAAAAGCTCCCGTTGTCCCCCGCACGACCAGCCAGATGGGCCGTGAGGTAGGCATCCGCGTCTCCTACATGCCCAAAAACACGTACGCCCGCAGGCATGCGGCTTCCATGCAGCCCCGCTTCATCACCATCCACAGTACCGCCAACCCCAAGGGAGACGCCAACGCCCATTCCCGCTACCTGAACAGCGGCAAATCCCGCAGCCTGAACTGGCACTTCACGGTGGACCAGTTCGGCGCGTACCAGCACATTCCCACGACGGAAACGGGCCACCACGCGGACCACTCCGGGCCGGGAGACCAATACTCCGTAGCCATTGAAATGTGTGAATGCACCACGCACAACCCCGTGGTCATCTATAATAAAACAGCCAAGCTGGCGGCCCTGCTGATGCTGCGTTACAACGTTCCCCTGCGCAACGTGGTGCCCCACAACTACTGGTCCGGCAAGAACTGCCCGGCCCCGCTGATGACCAACGGCCGCCCCGGCTACAAATGGAGCTGGTTCATCTCCCGGGTGGACTATTACTACCGCTGCCTCCAGGCCGCGAAATAA